A genome region from Anaerolineales bacterium includes the following:
- a CDS encoding YdeI/OmpD-associated family protein, with protein MSEKSRLKRPRYPMPEAVEQAFHEHGLMRAYRQRPAYQQNDHLGLILRAKRPGTQGKRMAQLIDELRAGDVYMKMPYRPQPRPG; from the coding sequence ATGAGTGAGAAGTCCCGACTCAAGCGGCCGCGGTATCCCATGCCGGAGGCGGTTGAGCAGGCGTTCCATGAGCATGGGTTGATGCGGGCCTACCGGCAACGCCCGGCGTACCAGCAGAATGATCACCTGGGATTGATTCTGCGTGCCAAGAGGCCTGGGACCCAGGGCAAGCGGATGGCGCAGCTGATCGATGAGCTCCGAGCTGGGGACGTCTACATGAAGATGCCCTACCGTCCTCAGCCCCGCCCTGGGTGA